The Pyrenophora tritici-repentis strain M4 chromosome 10, whole genome shotgun sequence genome contains a region encoding:
- a CDS encoding eukaryotic translation initiation factor 3 subunit K, translating into MGVPFDFAPERPDHMQQILDGLDRYNPETTGVFQDYVMQQCESQTYDCYANLALLKLYQFNPHLARDETITNILVKALTVFPSPDFSLGLSLLPPHVLAPLSSSLHNPAAGDAPLSEAVQKLNELRNLLEGADYATFWSTLDSDDLYADLIADVSGFEELMRVRIAATVSQAVREVDRSILESWLNLSGSEFDHFVGSVCGWNVDGAKIKVPINKDNEAKGTVVRENVKFDQFARVIKRAYEQPA; encoded by the exons ATGGGCGTCCCTTTTGACTTCGCGCCTGAGCGGCCCGATCACATGCAGCAGATCCTCGATGGACTGGATCGCTACAACCCGGAGACGACGGGCGTCTTCCAGGACTATGTCATGCAGCAATGCGAAAGCCAGACATATGACTGCTACGCCAACCTCGCCCTCCTGAAGCT CTACCAATTCAACCCCCACCTTGCCCGTGATGAGACAATCACCAACATCCTCGTCAAGGCTCTTACCGTCTTCCCGAGCCCCGACTTCTCCCTGGGTCTCTCGCTCCTTCCCCCACACGTCCTAGCTCCTTTGTCATCCTCACTACACAACCCAGCAGCTGGCGATGCGCCGCTATCCGAAGCTGTCCAGAAGCTCAACGAGCTGAGAAATCTGCTCGAAGGCGCTGACTACGCCACCTTCTGGTCAACGCTCGACTCTGATGACCTGTACGCCGACTTGATTGCCGACGTATCAGGCTTCGAGGAGCTTATGCGCGTGCGCATTGCTGCTACTGTCAGCCAGGCTGTGCGTGAGGTCGACCGAAGCATCCTCGAGTCATGGTTGAACCTCTCGGGAAGCGAATTTGACCACTTTGTTGGAAGCGTGTGCGGATGGAACGTTGATGGTGCTAAGATCAAGGTACCCATTAACAAGGACAACGAGGCTAAGGGCACCGTTGTCCGGGAAAACGTCAAGTTTGATC AATTTGCAAGGGTTATCAAGAGGGCGTACGAACAGCCTGCATGA
- a CDS encoding PDCD2-C domain-containing protein gives MAPYDSDSSDGRDDYTETNVLLGYATKDATGDAISHVGGAPNWIDDKTAPSGALAKCKVCHGLLSLLLELNGDLPDHFLGHERRLYIWTCRRKTCRRKEGSVRGIRGVRIAKGAAKSAPAKKVEKKEVKQEEKPQPKIGESLFGVKNGGSASIPANPFSNPFASKPNGANPFSQSGSTNPFGAATPAPAVQITQPEKKEDEASTTLPETFAAKARIAAPSPSEQQPPRPYEPWPADSAFPTPFPHYHLDAEYETLDAPSTPSIPANARMDIDTEGGGSGGGKEDKEVFESSMDRTFQKFADRVGENAEQVLRYEFKGKPLLYSDKDAVGKLLGPHSENGASSNSNVTTVGSRSGSGYPRCQTCGADRVFEVQLTPHAITELEAEEMSIDGMEWGTIIMAVCSKDCKPNDVPEGEVGYVEEWVGVQWEEVPSKK, from the exons ATGGCGCCTTATGATAGTGATTCCTCGGATGGGAGAGATGACTATACCGAGACGAACGTCCTGCTAGGCTACGCGACCAAGGATGCCACGGGCGACGCCATTTCCCACGTTGGAGGCGCTCCG AATTGGATAGACGACAAGACGGCTCCTTCTGGCGCATTGGCCAAATGTAAAGTGTGTCATGGCCTGCTTAGTCTGCTCCTCGAACTCAACGGCGACCTGCCCGACCACTTTCTAGGTCACGAGCGGCGCTTGTACATCTGGACGTGTCGGCGCAAGACTTGCAGGCGGAAGGAGGGCAGTGTCAGGGGAATCCGTGGTGTGCGCATCGCAAAGGGCGCCGCCAAGTCGGCCCCTGCGaagaaggtggagaaaaAGGAAGTCAAGCAGGAGGAAAAGCCACAACCCAAGATAGGCGAGTCACTGTTTGGCGTCAAGAATGGAGGAAGCGCGTCCATCCCAGCAAACCCCTTTTCAAACCCCTTCGCATCCAAGCCGAACGGCGCAAATCCATTCTCGCAGTCAGGCAGCACGAACCCATTTGGTGCCGCGACACCTGCGCCTGCTGTCCAGATCACGCAGCCAGAAAAGAAGGAAGATGAGGCTTCTACGACTCTCCCAGAGACATTTGCTGCCAAAGCCCGCATAGCCGCCCCGTCACCCTCCGAACAACAACCACCTCGTCCCTACGAGCCATGGCCAGCCGACTCGGCCTTCCCTACGCCATTCCCGCACTACCACCTCGATGCCGAATATGAGACACTAGACGCTCCATCAACGCCCTCAATACCAGCGAATGCGCGCATGGATATCGATACCGAAGGTGGCGGGAGTGGTGGAGGGAAAGAAGACAAGGAAGTCTTTGAGTCATCCATGGACAGGACATTCCAGAAGTTTGCAGATCGCGTAGGCGAGAACGCCGAGCAAGTTCTGCGCTACGAATTCAAGGGCAAGCCGCTCTTATATAGCGACAAAGACGCTGTCGGCAAGCTCCTAGGGCCTCACTCAGAGAACGGCGCTTCATCAAATTCAAACGTCACAACCGTAGGCTCGAGGAGTGGGTCAGGCTACCCTCGTTGCCAAACTTGCGGCGCTGATAGAGTGTTCGAAGTCCAGCTGACACCACACGCCATTACTGAGTTGGAGGCGGAAGAGATGAGCATCGATGGTATGGAGTGGGGTACTATCATCATGGCCGTGTGTAGTAAGGACTGCAAGCCCAACGATGTCCCAGAAGGTGAGGTAGGGTACGTCGAAGAGTGGGTTGGTGTACAGTGGGAAGAAGTCCCTTCGAAGAAGTAG
- a CDS encoding LYS9, Saccharopine dehydrogenase, which yields MANASKKILVLGSGMVAPPCLEYLSRNPINNLTVACRTLESAQKLAADFPRTTAIALDVASEAALEEQVAAHDVVISLIPYIHHSTVIKAALKGSTQVVTTSYISDAIRKLDEDAKKAGITVLNEVGVDPGVDHLYAIKKIDDVHEKGGKVLEFYLYCGGLPDPECVDNPLGFKFSWSPRGALLSQCNSARFLRDNKVQEISSENLMMSATSYYVMDGYDFVAYPNRDSVPSRDFYGIPEAHTVIRGSLRYKGNPAFVQALANLGWLDRDKKDWLKDGMTWAEMQQTGIAASGTDANSLISRIKQVARFADEAEGERIIDGMKWIGILSTESATIIGGNLLDTLCRRLEKLMSYGPGERDMVMLPELLSVSSVSPELSGLTELTS from the exons ATGGCTAACGCTAGCAAGAAAATCCTTGTACTTGGAAGTGGCATGGTGGCACCACCATGCCTGGAATATCTGTCTCGCAACCCGATCAACAACCTTACTGTTG CATGTCGAACGCTAGAATCGGCTCAGAAGCTCGCTGCTGACTTTCCTCGTACTACTGCCATCGCTCTGGATGTTGCCTCTGAAGCGGCTCTCGAAGAGCAAGTAGCGGCACATGACGTGGTCATCTCACTCATCCCTTACATACACCATTCAACAGTCATCAAGGCCGCCCTCAAGGGTAGCACACAAGTCGTTACGACAAGTTACATCTCAGATGCCATACGGAAACTTGACGAAGACGCCAAGAAGGCCGGCATCACTGTCTTGAATGAAGTTGGCGTAGACCCCGGCGTAGACCACCTCTATGCTATTAAGAAGATCGACGATGTTCACGAAAAGGGCGGTAAAGTTCTCGAATTCTATTTATACTGTGGCGGGCTTCCCGACCCAGAATGCGTCGACAATCCCCTTGGCTTCAAGTTCTCGTGGTCTCCGCGAGGTGCGCTTCTTTCGCAGTGCAATTCTGCACGATTCCTTAGGGACAACAAAGTGCAGGAGATCTCTTCCGAGAACCTCATGATGTCGGCAACATCTTACTACGTCATGGACGGCTATGACTTCGTGGCTTATCCTAACCGCGACTCAGTGCCATCCCGAGACTTCTATGGTATTCCGGAAGCTCATACAGTCATCCGCGGTTCGCTCCGATACAAAGGAAACCCAGCCTTCGTGCAAGCGTTGGCTAATCTGGGTTGGCTTGACCGGGACAAGAAGGATTGGCTGAAGGACGGCATGACGTGGGCGGAGATGCAGCAAACTGGGATTGCTGCATCTGGCACGGACGCAAA CTCTCTCATCTCCCGCATCAAGCAAGTTGCGCGCTTCGCCGACGAGGCTGAAGGAGAGCGCATCATTGACGGAATGAAGTGGATAGGCATTCTTTCCACGGAGAGCGCCACCATCATCGGAGGAAACCTCCTTGACACCCTTTGCAGAAGGCTGGAGAAGCTCATGAGCTATGGTCCGGGTGAACGCGACATGGTCATGCTCCcagagttgctatcagtcagttcagtcagtccggagctctctggactgactgaattgacgtcctga